The genomic region TCCGTGAGAAAGAACCAGTAGTAACCGGTAACTGCACCTTATATCCCTGCCCAGTTAACCAGAAACAATCACAGGAGGATCCCACTGCCTGGATTGATTCTCAATCTAATGATTTTGGCCTTGGTAGGGACATGTCTATTGGAGTGGCCCATGGCAATCTCCAGGTGGACTTCATAGAAGATCCTAACTTCCCCATAAACCCGGCAAGATGCGAAACTTCAGGACTGGACTACCTAGCACTGGGAGAATGGCACTCCTTATTCTGCCACCCAAATACAGAGGGAACCATTAAAACAGTATATCCTGGGACACCTGAAACCACCAAATTTGGTGAGGACAACAGTGGAAAAGCAGTCATAGTCCAGATAAATTCACCTAATGATACTCCCCAAATCACCCCACTGGATGTGGGGACATTAACCTGGCAAAAACTATCAAAAAAAATCAACAACCCATCCGATGCCCAGTACCTTGAATCAGAACTCAAAAGCATAGAAGAACCCCAAAATAATGTCATCCTGCTCAAAGTTAATGGAGTAACCGACCAGGAAACCATCAGCCAACTATCCAAGTTCGAAGATAAATACAGTAACCACTTCATGAAATTCCAAGTATCCATGGATGAACTATACCTTAAACCTAAT from Methanobacterium petrolearium harbors:
- a CDS encoding metallophosphoesterase family protein gives rise to the protein MVKFLHTADWHLGMKYKQLGDKAPKARNIRLKTVNKILETAREQNVDFILIAGDIFDSNQVDRNLVGTVSQMILQISPTPVYLLPGNHDPLTRDSLYHDPIWEKPDNLTIFREKEPVVTGNCTLYPCPVNQKQSQEDPTAWIDSQSNDFGLGRDMSIGVAHGNLQVDFIEDPNFPINPARCETSGLDYLALGEWHSLFCHPNTEGTIKTVYPGTPETTKFGEDNSGKAVIVQINSPNDTPQITPLDVGTLTWQKLSKKINNPSDAQYLESELKSIEEPQNNVILLKVNGVTDQETISQLSKFEDKYSNHFMKFQVSMDELYLKPNLLELKALLPEGAIVNQTFEALMALMKTQPDIQEYSDLNRERTHEIFSQLQNKDLIEGLTPEVLNRAFLLMYQMIKEAN